In the genome of Candidatus Methylomirabilota bacterium, the window GGCGTCTACCAGCTCGAGGTCGACACCTCGAGGGCGCCCGTCAATCCGCGTGACTGGCACTTCGTCGTGGCCGATCACCAGTGCAACACGACCGACATCCTGAGCTTCCCGCACGAGCCCAAGCCGCCGCGCGTCATCCGGTAGGATCGCCGGGTGTCACCGATGAGGGGCTCTGCCCTCGCACTGGCTCTCGTGCTCGCTGGCTGCCTGACCGGCGCAGAGGTGCCCAGGGTCACGACGCTCTCCGTGGGCCGGTGGCCAGAGGACCTTGTCTTCGACCCCGGATCGGGCCGCCTCTTCGTCGCCGACGAGGGAAGCGCAACGGTCACGGTCCTGAGCGCCACGGGAGAGCGGATTGGCACAATCCGGCTCATGAGCCGCGCCCGGCATCTCGCGGTGGATTCGGCGCTGGGCCGTGTCTATGCCCCAAACGAAGGCAACGGCTTCGTCGCCGTCTTCGACACGCGGACCCTCAGGGAGGTCTCTCGGATTTCCGTGGGGCCACAGCCACACGGGATCGCGGTGGATGGCTCCACGCACCGGGTGTTTGTCGCCAACGAGGGCAACGGCTCCCTCACGGCCCTCGAGGGACGGAGTGGGCACGTCCTCTTCACGGTCCCCGTGGGTCAGGGCCCGGGCGGTGTTACCGTGGATCCTGCGACGGCGCGCGTCTTCGTGGTGAGCGTGAAAGAGAACCGGGTGGTCGTCGTCGACGGAGCGAGCGGTCTTTGGATCGCGGCGATCCCCGTCCGTCGCGGCCCCACGCATCTCCGGGTCAACGGCCAGACGGGGATCGTCTACGTTCTGAACACGGAGGCCGGCAGCGTGAGCATGCTAGATGGCCGGACGCTGAGCGTCCTCAGTACGCTTCCGGTCGGTAACTATCCAATCGGCATCGCCGTCGATGAAACCGCCGGGCGGGTCTACGTCGTCAACAACCGGGGGAATACCCTCTCGGTCTTGGACGAAGCCGCGCGGGCGGTCGTGGGCACGCGCCGGATCCCCCGGAACGTCTCGAGCGCCACGTTGAATCGAGAGGCCGGCTTGCTGTACCTGGCCCTGAAGAGTGAAAATCGCGTGGCCGTGGTCCGGCTCCGTGATCTCTGATGGAGATCCTGGCGTCGAAGCCCATCGCCGTCGCGATCATGGCGAAGGCGCCGCGCGCGGGCGAGGTCAAAACTCGGCTCTGCCCTCCGCTCTCGCTCGCGGACGCGGCGGAGCTCTACCGCCGTTTCCTTCTCGACAAGATCGAGCAGATCACGTCGCTCAGAACGGCCAGCCTCGCGATCGCCTACACGCCCGCCGAGGCAAGGGCCTTCTTCGAGGAGGTGGCCCCGGGCTTCGTCCTCGTCCCGCAGCGGGGCGCGGATCTCGGTGACAGGCTCGCGAACAGCCTGGGCGAGCTCTTGGAGAGGGGCCACCCGGGCGCGCTGGCGATTGACAGCGACACGCCGACGCTGCCTCTCGGATTCCTGCAGGAGGCGCTCGACCTTGTCACGACGCCCGGGATCGATGTGGTGCTCGGCCCCACCGAGGATGGCGGCTACTACCTGATCGGGCTCCGGACGGTGCACCGCGAGCTGTTCGAGGCGATGGCGTGGAGTACGAGTCAGGTCCTCCCGGAGACCATCCGACGGGCCGAGGCAAAGGGGCTCCGGGTTGCGTGCCTTCCGCCGTGGTACGACATCGACACTCCCGATGATCTCGCCCGACTGCAAACCGCGCTCTCGGTATCGAACGGCGATAACCCTCGGCACACTCGTAGATTTTTGCAGGAGCGCGCACGATGAAACGGCTCTCGGAGATCCCCTGGAAGACGGTGTCCACGAGGCCCATTTATCAGAATAGGTGGCTCGCCCTCCGGGAGGATCTCGTGGAGCTGCCCAACGGACGCACCACCATCTACGGTGTCGTGAGCTGCGGAGAGTGCGTGGGCGTCCTCCCGTTCCTTGATAATGACACCGTCCTCCTGGTCCGGCAGTACCGGTACGTGGCGGGCCGGGCGATGTGGGAGATGCCCACGGGCGGGGTCCACGCGGCGGAGTCGGTCGAAGAGGCCGCCCAGCGTGAGCTTGCTGAGGAGATCGGCTACGGGGCTGGCCGACTGACTCATGTGACCACCTACCACACGAGCAAGAGCGTCATGGACGAGACCGCGTACCTCTTCCTGGGCGAGGAGATGGCAAAGCTTGCGCTGCCTCCGGACGAGACGGAATTCATCGAGATCCGCCCGTTCCCGTTCCGGGAGGTCCTGGGGATGGTGCTGTCCGGTGAGATCGTGGACAGCATGACGATCATCGCCGTCCTCCATACCGCGCGGATAAAGGGCACCTAGCCCGGCCTCGAGTCGTGGGGTCGGTCTCGAACGCGGTTGCCCCCCTCAGCGTGCGTTGAACTTGTAGCCCTGTCCGTGCACGGTGAGAATCCACCTCGGGGCATCGGGATCGGCCCCGAACTTCCGTCGGAGTCGCAGGATGTGCG includes:
- a CDS encoding NUDIX hydrolase translates to MKRLSEIPWKTVSTRPIYQNRWLALREDLVELPNGRTTIYGVVSCGECVGVLPFLDNDTVLLVRQYRYVAGRAMWEMPTGGVHAAESVEEAAQRELAEEIGYGAGRLTHVTTYHTSKSVMDETAYLFLGEEMAKLALPPDETEFIEIRPFPFREVLGMVLSGEIVDSMTIIAVLHTARIKGT
- a CDS encoding YncE family protein; amino-acid sequence: MRGSALALALVLAGCLTGAEVPRVTTLSVGRWPEDLVFDPGSGRLFVADEGSATVTVLSATGERIGTIRLMSRARHLAVDSALGRVYAPNEGNGFVAVFDTRTLREVSRISVGPQPHGIAVDGSTHRVFVANEGNGSLTALEGRSGHVLFTVPVGQGPGGVTVDPATARVFVVSVKENRVVVVDGASGLWIAAIPVRRGPTHLRVNGQTGIVYVLNTEAGSVSMLDGRTLSVLSTLPVGNYPIGIAVDETAGRVYVVNNRGNTLSVLDEAARAVVGTRRIPRNVSSATLNREAGLLYLALKSENRVAVVRLRDL
- a CDS encoding TIGR04282 family arsenosugar biosynthesis glycosyltransferase — protein: MEILASKPIAVAIMAKAPRAGEVKTRLCPPLSLADAAELYRRFLLDKIEQITSLRTASLAIAYTPAEARAFFEEVAPGFVLVPQRGADLGDRLANSLGELLERGHPGALAIDSDTPTLPLGFLQEALDLVTTPGIDVVLGPTEDGGYYLIGLRTVHRELFEAMAWSTSQVLPETIRRAEAKGLRVACLPPWYDIDTPDDLARLQTALSVSNGDNPRHTRRFLQERAR